A portion of the Lolium rigidum isolate FL_2022 chromosome 1, APGP_CSIRO_Lrig_0.1, whole genome shotgun sequence genome contains these proteins:
- the LOC124682754 gene encoding uncharacterized protein LOC124682754 produces the protein MKPAASPFLRHRPSHHPCPRRGGWVKVLVPAPSLTPPSASPRLWAEAAVGCCGQSRERQSAISSVVRKKAVRQQLVDSASCPDTDVPTNLQGLHSTCRLIACLMKEGKRSGRIGSVQKN, from the exons ATGAAGCCGGCCGCATCTCCGTTCCTCCGCCACAGACCATCCCACCATCCATGTCCGCGGCGAGGTGGATGGGTGAAGGTGCTCGTACCGGCTCCAAGTCTCACTCCCCCAAGCGCGTCGCCTCGTCTATGGGCAGAAGCAGCAGTGGGCTGCTGTGGGCAATCTCGTGAGCGGCAGTCTGCAATCAGCAGCGTCGTCCGCAAGAAAGCTGTCAGGCAACAGCTCGTGGACTCAGCATCATGCCCGGACACag ATGTTCCTACAAATTTGCAAGGACTTCATTCTACATGTAGGCTGATCGCATGCCTGATGAAGGAAGGCAAAAGGAGTGGTAGGATTGGATCGGTTCAGAAAAATTGA